The genomic window TTTGATTAACACGCCTTGCCATAGCTTTATCGCGTCTTTCAAGAGCTATTAAAGTTAAATTTAAGGTTTCATTAGTAAGCTCTATCATAGTGTTTAATTCTTCCTTGGCTTCACCCGAAAACTCAACATTGTGTTTAGTTGCATAATCCGACTGATTAATAATGTTTTCACATAGATCAGCAATACGCTCAATATGATTAAGTGACTGTAATATTACATAAGCATAATTTGAATCTTCTCTTGATAAAGGCTTTTGAGATGCTAATACAACATAATCAGTAATATCTCGTTCTAAAGCATCAACAATATCTTCTAATTCCATACCTTTAACTACTAATGCCTTATTTCTCGTTTTTAAATAATCAATTGCATTTGTAAAGGCTTCTCTTGCAAGTTTGCCCATACGAACTGTTTCACGTGTAGCCTGAGCCAATGCAACTGCAGGATTGTTCAAGAATCGTTTATCAATAAATTTAGTTTTGTATTCATATGCTTCTTCTTCTTCTTTACCTGGGATAACTTTAGTAACTATTAAAGCTAAAATAGTTACAAGTGGTAGATGGATTAACATATTACTAAGATTAAAAACTGCATGGGTCTGAGCTATCTGTAATTTTATGTTAAGTGTTTCCCATACACCAACCGAATCTGGTAAAATGGCAAAAAAGTAGTTGGTAAATAATACCACCATTTTTTCAAATATCCCTAAAGCAAATAATGGAAGGAAAATTAAGGTTCCTGTTAAATTAAATAAAAAGTGGGTTACTGCTGCTCTTCTCGCTGCAACACTTGCACCAATAGCTGCTAATAAAGCAGTAATAGTAGTACCTATATTGTCTCCAAATAAGATAGGTATTGCTTGTTGATAGGTTACAGCACCTTGGTAAGCTAATTCTTGCAGAACCCCTATTGTAGCACTACTACTCTGGACTACAAATGTAAAAACCATTCCTATGAAAACACCTATAAGAGAATTGTTATCTATACTCATCATAAGGTTAGTAAATATTTCCCAGTCTTTAAGTGGACTCATACCATCTCCCATAATTGTTAGACCAAAAAAGATTAAACCAAAACCAAAAATAGCTTGTCCAATTAACTGAGCTCTTTTTTGCTTTGCAAATAGAAATGTTAAAACCCCAATTGAAATTATAGGCAATGCATACTCTTTTAAATCCAAACCAATTAAATAAGCGGTTAATGTAGTACCAATATTAGCCCCCATTATTACACCTATTGCCTGTCTTAGGGTTAGTAACTGTGCATTAACTAGACCAACAGTAAGAACAATAGTAGCACTACTACTCTGAATTAAAGCAGTTACAATAGCTCCAGTTATCACTCCTCTAATAGGACTTTTAGTACCTTGCTCTAAAATACTGCGCATTCTATCCCCGGCAACAGATTGCAAAGCTTCAGACATAAATCTTAAACCAAATAAAAATAGCCCTAAACCACCAACAAAAGCGAACAAAACGTCGCGTATTGAGATATCCATTACTACCTCCTAAAAAATCAACCTTCTATAACTTTAAAACCATCTCTATCTTAAAATAAATAATCATCCAATTTATAATTTTATATTAAATTTTTGTTTTTGTGACATGTTAATTATTTAATTTACAAAATATTAATAATTATTAAGAAAAATTAGAAACAAGTAACTTTTTAAAGACTAAATCACCAGTTTTTTCTTTACCCTTACTTTCCCTTAATTGTAGTAACATTATAATTATATAAATTATTTTTTTTTTTGGTTATGTAACTTTTTTACTTTTAAAACGTTATTTTAGTAAAGGAGGGCGGAAATGAAAGCAGGTTCATTAGAAGATGTTTATCGACACCATATGAATGAAATATATCGTTACCTGTTGCAACTTTCTAGCCACCCTCAAATTGCAGAAGATTTAGTACAAGACACCTTTATAAAGGCATACGAATTTTTAGAGTCTTATCAAGGTGAAAAAGTTAGGCCATGGCTTTTTAGAGTAGCTCATAACGCGTATATTGACTGGTATCGAAAAGAAAAAAGGCAAGTACAAACAGACCCACAAGTTTTAGCAAAATTAAATAAAGATTTTGACTTAGGACCTGAAGAACATTACTTAAAGCAAGAACAGATTAATAAGTGGTTTGAAGTTATAAATAGCTTACCCGAAAAAAGCCGACAAGTTATATTGTTGCGTGACTACTATGACTTTACGTATGAGGATATCTCTAAAATACTAAATATTAATATTTCTAATGTAAAAACAACCTTATTTAGAGCAAGGCAAAAAGTAAGAGAGGTGATGAAAGATGAATTGTAAAGAATTTGAGCAGTTAAAGAATAACTATCTTAATGGTAAATTAACCGCAGAAGAGGAAAAGACAATAGAAGAACACTTAGAAATATGTACTAATTGTCAGGAATCATTAAATAAGTCACTAGAAGATGACAAAATACAAATACCTAAGATTGATACCCATAATTCTGAAAACATTTTAGATGAAAAAAAACAAAAAAAGATTTTACGTAGGGCAAAATATAAAAACCGCTTTAGTATAACTGTATTTTTACTCCTGCTTTTTATTCTATTCAATATCGCAGGAAGCTTTTTATCTAGCTTCTACTTTAATGTGGGTGGAGAACAAGGCAGATTATTTAAAGCACAGCAAACAGCAGCTTTATTAACTGAGTTTACTTTTCCAAATGTGAATATGCCACTTACTTTTAGACCAATGAATATACACTTTTCTAGAGCAGGCTTCGGACATAGTAGTGTGGAGATAAAGCCCTATTTTGTTGCCCAAGGTGAATACGCTTTAGAGAAAAGAATTGGTAAGAAAACTTATATTATCGGACACTTAAATATAAATCAATTATTATCAGGTATTGCTACTGAGTGGAATTGGAAAGATGATTCATATCAAAATTACTTGCATTTTTATCATCCAAGCCAAATTACAAGCCAAAATAATTCACAGCTTGATAACTTAAAACTTAGTAACACTAAACAAGTTGTTTATGATTCAGATGAGATATGGAATGCACTTGATATCTTACCTGAAGGTACTGTAGCCGAAATGTCAGTTTCATTTTTACAAACCTATACTATTGAAGAGGTTAAAATGCTACTAGAAGATTATGATTTGGATATAACCTGGTATGCAATATCAACTGGAATTGAAAGTCAAAGTAGATACAAAGACCACCCAGAACCATTAACTGCATTCCGTGGAGCTTGGGGTATGCCAGATTACTCTAGAAATATGATGATTATCGGTGGAGAGAAAAAAATAGTTTCTCAAACAAATCATATAGGAGGTGTAGAAGAAGTAGTTGAAACTAAGCCTCTTACATTAAATGATGAATTTAGAGAAGAGTATTTCCTTAGTTCTTTAGAAACTTTAATTGAAAATGAAGATTTAGCCAAGAAAATATACCGAGGCAATCCTAATGATCTTAGGTTAACTGAAAAATATGATTATGTAAAAGAAAACGGTATTGAAGTATATGGTGTGGTGGTAACTGGTCCAACCAAGGAACTTTTAAAATTACGTGATTTAGATACCGTGCATTCCCCTGCCTTAGGTGAAGTTGAACTGTGGAACTGGTTTAATCGCGGTTTTGAAGGGAATTTATATTAGTGCTATTATTTAAACTCCTATAAACAGTAACATTATTAATAAAATTATCATATTAATAATAAAAACACCAGAAAAGGAGTTAAACGTATGAAAACTACATCCTTATGGATTCATGGGCATAGTTTAGAAGTTAAGTATCCTGAAAGGCTTTTAAGTATACAACGAACTAACGCTTATGCTTTGATTGAGGGTCAGCCTGGAACAACAAATTGGTTTCAATTTGCGATACCAAGTCCAGTTATTATGGATAATAAACAATTAAAAATAGCAGCTGTATTTATTCGTTTCAAAACCCAATCAGAAAATGTTTATATTAAAGCAGTAAATCTTTATGATGGGGAAACACTTATTGAAAAATTTGACTTTCACCATACCCAACAGGATTTTGATACTATTCGTATTGATCCAGCATTAGTTGCCTTAAATTGGGGTTTAGGAGTTTCAGTAAATGTTGCATTCAATGAACAAGCAGATCCTGCAACAATAGCTTTTAGTGCGGCAGGATGTAATTTTATATCATTACCTGAACCAAAAATGGGAAAAAAATCTAAAGTTAAAGCTAGGAAAAAAACATCTGTAAAAAAACCTAAATTACAACGCAGAAGATAACCTTATAATTTATTGTCAGGAAGCTCATAGCCTTAAAAAGAGCTTCCTTTTTATTTTGCAAATCAAAAAGAATGTTTAATTGAATAATAAAGAGTAAATGCAAATAATAAAAAGATAATTATTGTTCTATTCAACACAATTTTCCTATTTTTTTATAAATTTTATTATATCCCTTGCTTTAGGGGGACATCCTTTAATATGATTACTAAAATTTTCTGTACATTTTCCCACACCTAAACCTTCACATTGACTATCCTTAAATCCTTGACCAATATGTATTTTGCCTTCGAGTTTATTTAACAAACCTTGATTATGTAATCTATCTAAAGCATGAACAAGGCTACCATAGCATGCAGAACAGGCTTCTTTTTCTTCAATATGTTCAGTTAAATGTTTTATGCTTCTAGGTGGATCAATATTTCTTATTTTTTCATCTTTATTGTACTCAGTTATATTAGCATTATTAAGGTCACTAATACCAACACCTATTTCCTCAGCAATTTCTATATAAGGGACATCCTCTAACTCATACCCCATTATTTCAGCAACAAAAGAATCTACTAATACAGGATCCTTTCCTATGATAATACGATTCATCGTTACTGGTGTTCCACCTTCTTCATAGCACAAATCTCCCATTATGCCATCAACAATTACCAAGTCTGTTTCTATAACTTTATTTAAATATGCAATGGGTTTGTGTAAGCCTAAGGTATGGAATCTACGTTTTTCCCTATCCGGTATACACCCCTTTATGTTCTTTAAGGCACAGGTCATGTTGGTCTGACAATGTCCCTTTAAAACAGGGACATTAATCATATAATCTAATTTAAGCATTTTACTGCAAACATCAAAAGATATATCCCCTACTTCAAAAACATTACTACTATCTTTTTTAAGATCTACTAACTCCACTCCATATTTTTGCGCAATATCTTCATATCCACAAACTCTAAATGATCTTACTGTACTATCTCCTATCCATGAGCTTTCTAATATAATTATATTTTTAAATCCTTCTGACTGTAAGTATTCTATGGTCCCTGCAATTATTTCTGGAGAAGTTGTTGCTCCAGATGTTGCTGGTTTGGCCAATACTAAATTAGGCTTAATTCCAATTAAACTATCCTTAGGTATTTCATCTGCAACTTTTATATCATCAAGCAAATGCATTATCATTTTTTTTGGTTGGTCTCCGTATATAACATAAAGGTCATTGTTTTGCACCAAATCCCCCCTTTACTGGGACATCTATTGTTTGCTATAGCTTCAGTAAATTGATTTATAATCTATTAAAATCACCAAGTATTTATATGCACTCTGTTGGTATCATATCTATCAGATGGGCCTTTTTCTTCTGCTGGATAGCCTAAAGATACTAATGAAATTGGAACAGCATGTTCAGGCATATTAAATAGTTTTTGTAAGGCTTTTACTCTTTCCTTTCTTGGGTATACACCTAGCCATACTCCCCCTAATCCTTCTTTATGTGCAGCCAGTAATATATTTTGAGTTGCAGCTGCACAATCCTGTACCCAATAATCCACCTCATATTTGTTTGTACTTAAGTCAGCACATACTAATATAGCTACACTAGCTTCTGTTAACATTTTCGCATTTTGGTGATAATCAATTATTTTATTTAATTTTTCTTTATCTTTTATAACGATAAAGTGCCATGGCTGCCCATTCCCTGCTGAAGGAGCACTCATTGCCGCTTTTAGTAAGTAATTAATCTTTTCATCTGACACCGGTTGATCAGTATATTTTCTAATACTACGTCTAGTTAAAATGAAATCCATAATTACTACCTCCCATTATATGATTTATTATGCTTTTCAAGCATAAAGGTTATACAATAACTTTCCAATTAGCAAATATATATAAAATCAACGCAAAAACCTACTACCTAATAACGCTGCCGGTACTGCTATAGCACTCCACACTAATATTCCAGCAATAAGAGAATAAACAATAGGTAACCTATGAATTGTAAAATACAAAGCTAGTAAAAACCCTAAAACAGCTGGTAAGGCAAGCAGACTAAATTGTACTTGCTTTTGTAATATTTGAGGCTCAGATGTAAAGCTTAAAAAATAATATCCAACTACAGTAACTATAGGAAAAAGAACTGCTATTCCAGCTAAAAATTCATTCTTACTTTTACCCAAAAGACTTATTAAAACTATTACTACTCCTCCCGCAATAAATCTAAAAACCAACTCATTTAAGCTCAATAAACGCCCCTCCAATACTCTCTATATAAATTTAGGC from Candidatus Syntrophocurvum alkaliphilum includes these protein-coding regions:
- a CDS encoding Na/Pi cotransporter family protein, with the translated sequence MDISIRDVLFAFVGGLGLFLFGLRFMSEALQSVAGDRMRSILEQGTKSPIRGVITGAIVTALIQSSSATIVLTVGLVNAQLLTLRQAIGVIMGANIGTTLTAYLIGLDLKEYALPIISIGVLTFLFAKQKRAQLIGQAIFGFGLIFFGLTIMGDGMSPLKDWEIFTNLMMSIDNNSLIGVFIGMVFTFVVQSSSATIGVLQELAYQGAVTYQQAIPILFGDNIGTTITALLAAIGASVAARRAAVTHFLFNLTGTLIFLPLFALGIFEKMVVLFTNYFFAILPDSVGVWETLNIKLQIAQTHAVFNLSNMLIHLPLVTILALIVTKVIPGKEEEEAYEYKTKFIDKRFLNNPAVALAQATRETVRMGKLAREAFTNAIDYLKTRNKALVVKGMELEDIVDALERDITDYVVLASQKPLSREDSNYAYVILQSLNHIERIADLCENIINQSDYATKHNVEFSGEAKEELNTMIELTNETLNLTLIALERRDKAMARRVNQNEQIMDKMQIDYRKNHIRRLNEGICNGNNGAVFLDILGNLERITDHCKNITQYIMGEA
- a CDS encoding RNA polymerase sigma factor; amino-acid sequence: MKAGSLEDVYRHHMNEIYRYLLQLSSHPQIAEDLVQDTFIKAYEFLESYQGEKVRPWLFRVAHNAYIDWYRKEKRQVQTDPQVLAKLNKDFDLGPEEHYLKQEQINKWFEVINSLPEKSRQVILLRDYYDFTYEDISKILNINISNVKTTLFRARQKVREVMKDEL
- a CDS encoding anti-sigma factor C-terminal domain-containing protein, translated to MNCKEFEQLKNNYLNGKLTAEEEKTIEEHLEICTNCQESLNKSLEDDKIQIPKIDTHNSENILDEKKQKKILRRAKYKNRFSITVFLLLLFILFNIAGSFLSSFYFNVGGEQGRLFKAQQTAALLTEFTFPNVNMPLTFRPMNIHFSRAGFGHSSVEIKPYFVAQGEYALEKRIGKKTYIIGHLNINQLLSGIATEWNWKDDSYQNYLHFYHPSQITSQNNSQLDNLKLSNTKQVVYDSDEIWNALDILPEGTVAEMSVSFLQTYTIEEVKMLLEDYDLDITWYAISTGIESQSRYKDHPEPLTAFRGAWGMPDYSRNMMIIGGEKKIVSQTNHIGGVEEVVETKPLTLNDEFREEYFLSSLETLIENEDLAKKIYRGNPNDLRLTEKYDYVKENGIEVYGVVVTGPTKELLKLRDLDTVHSPALGEVELWNWFNRGFEGNLY
- a CDS encoding DUF6623 family protein, with amino-acid sequence MKTTSLWIHGHSLEVKYPERLLSIQRTNAYALIEGQPGTTNWFQFAIPSPVIMDNKQLKIAAVFIRFKTQSENVYIKAVNLYDGETLIEKFDFHHTQQDFDTIRIDPALVALNWGLGVSVNVAFNEQADPATIAFSAAGCNFISLPEPKMGKKSKVKARKKTSVKKPKLQRRR
- a CDS encoding DUF362 domain-containing protein, giving the protein MQNNDLYVIYGDQPKKMIMHLLDDIKVADEIPKDSLIGIKPNLVLAKPATSGATTSPEIIAGTIEYLQSEGFKNIIILESSWIGDSTVRSFRVCGYEDIAQKYGVELVDLKKDSSNVFEVGDISFDVCSKMLKLDYMINVPVLKGHCQTNMTCALKNIKGCIPDREKRRFHTLGLHKPIAYLNKVIETDLVIVDGIMGDLCYEEGGTPVTMNRIIIGKDPVLVDSFVAEIMGYELEDVPYIEIAEEIGVGISDLNNANITEYNKDEKIRNIDPPRSIKHLTEHIEEKEACSACYGSLVHALDRLHNQGLLNKLEGKIHIGQGFKDSQCEGLGVGKCTENFSNHIKGCPPKARDIIKFIKK
- a CDS encoding nitroreductase family protein, giving the protein MDFILTRRSIRKYTDQPVSDEKINYLLKAAMSAPSAGNGQPWHFIVIKDKEKLNKIIDYHQNAKMLTEASVAILVCADLSTNKYEVDYWVQDCAAATQNILLAAHKEGLGGVWLGVYPRKERVKALQKLFNMPEHAVPISLVSLGYPAEEKGPSDRYDTNRVHINTW
- a CDS encoding GlpM family protein gives rise to the protein MSLNELVFRFIAGGVVIVLISLLGKSKNEFLAGIAVLFPIVTVVGYYFLSFTSEPQILQKQVQFSLLALPAVLGFLLALYFTIHRLPIVYSLIAGILVWSAIAVPAALLGSRFLR